The Yersinia intermedia genome window below encodes:
- a CDS encoding DUF2770 family protein has protein sequence MLNKLLSMVINNVREHLLLYICLWLILLALDIYFFFY, from the coding sequence ATGTTAAATAAATTGCTCTCGATGGTTATCAATAATGTTCGTGAACATCTACTGCTCTATATCTGCTTGTGGCTGATTCTATTGGCGCTAGATATTTATTTCTTTTTCTATTAG
- the rluC gene encoding 23S rRNA pseudouridine(955/2504/2580) synthase RluC, translating to MKTNNPAVQLITISADEAGQRIDNFLLTKLKGVPKSMIYRIVRKGEVRVNKGRIKPEYKLADGDVVRVPPVRIAEREEVQISAKLDKVAALADCILFEDDYLLVLNKPSGTAVHGGSGLSFGVIEALRALRPEARFLELVHRLDRDTSGVLLVAKKRSALRSLHEQLRLKGMQKDYLALVRGQWQSHCKAVQAPLLKNILQSGERVVKVSSEGKPSETRFKVEERFEHATLVKASPITGRTHQIRVHALHAGHPIAFDDRYGDREFDQQLQGTGLHRLFLHAAALRFEHPNSGETMRIEAPLDNQLRHCLLMLRKKAAEK from the coding sequence ATGAAAACGAATAATCCAGCAGTACAATTAATCACCATTTCTGCCGACGAAGCTGGTCAGCGGATCGATAACTTTTTGCTCACTAAATTGAAAGGTGTGCCAAAAAGTATGATCTACCGCATCGTGCGCAAAGGTGAGGTTCGCGTTAATAAAGGGCGCATTAAGCCAGAATATAAACTGGCTGACGGTGATGTGGTTCGTGTTCCGCCCGTGCGTATCGCTGAGCGAGAAGAGGTTCAGATTTCTGCCAAACTGGATAAAGTTGCGGCGTTGGCCGACTGTATTTTATTTGAAGATGACTATTTGTTAGTACTGAACAAACCTTCCGGTACGGCGGTTCATGGTGGCAGTGGTTTGAGTTTTGGTGTTATTGAAGCATTGCGCGCGTTACGCCCCGAAGCCCGTTTCCTTGAATTGGTTCATCGCCTTGACCGCGATACCTCCGGTGTTTTGTTGGTGGCGAAAAAACGTTCTGCGCTGCGTTCTTTACATGAGCAACTGCGGTTAAAAGGGATGCAGAAAGACTATTTGGCATTGGTGCGAGGCCAATGGCAATCTCACTGTAAAGCGGTTCAGGCACCTTTATTGAAAAATATTCTGCAAAGTGGCGAGCGGGTGGTGAAAGTCAGCAGTGAGGGCAAACCTTCAGAAACGCGGTTTAAAGTTGAAGAGCGTTTTGAGCACGCAACCCTGGTCAAAGCCAGCCCGATTACTGGCCGGACCCACCAGATCCGCGTGCATGCGCTCCATGCGGGCCACCCGATTGCTTTTGATGATCGCTACGGCGACCGTGAATTTGATCAACAATTGCAAGGCACGGGGTTGCATCGATTATTTTTACATGCGGCAGCATTACGTTTTGAGCACCCCAATAGCGGTGAAACCATGCGTATTGAAGCGCCACTGGACAATCAGTTACGCCACTGCCTGCTGATGTTACGCAAGAAAGCGGCAGAAAAGTAA
- the pyrC gene encoding dihydroorotase: MTAQPQTLKIRRPDDWHIHLRDDEMLSTVLPYTSEVFARAIVMPNLAPPITTVASAIAYRERILAALPAGHNFTPLMTCYLTNTLDVKELTTGFEQGVFTAAKLYPANATTNSNHGVSDIPAIYPLFEQMQKIGMPLLIHGEVTEAAVDIFDREARFIDQILEPVRRQFPELKIVFEHITTKDAADYVLAGNRFLGATITPQHLMFNRNHMLVGGIRPHLFCLPILKRSTHQEALRQAVASGSDRFFLGTDSAPHAKHRKESSCGCAGVFNAPSALPAYTTVFEEMGALEHLEAFCSLNGPRFYGLPVNEDFVELVKAPFQQPEEIPLGDESVIPFLAGQTINWSVKS; encoded by the coding sequence ATGACTGCACAACCCCAAACCCTGAAAATTCGCCGCCCGGATGACTGGCATATTCACTTACGTGATGACGAAATGCTCAGTACCGTGCTGCCCTATACCTCCGAGGTGTTTGCCCGGGCCATTGTCATGCCCAATCTGGCCCCGCCGATTACTACGGTTGCCAGTGCTATCGCTTATCGGGAACGGATTTTGGCCGCGTTACCTGCCGGGCACAATTTCACGCCGTTGATGACGTGTTATCTGACCAATACACTTGATGTCAAAGAACTGACCACCGGTTTTGAGCAAGGCGTATTTACTGCGGCAAAACTGTATCCGGCCAATGCCACTACCAACTCAAATCACGGTGTATCCGATATCCCAGCGATATACCCGCTGTTTGAGCAAATGCAAAAGATTGGCATGCCGCTGCTGATTCACGGTGAAGTAACTGAAGCTGCCGTTGATATTTTTGATCGCGAAGCGCGCTTTATCGATCAGATTCTGGAACCGGTACGCCGCCAATTCCCTGAATTGAAAATTGTCTTCGAGCACATCACGACTAAAGATGCCGCTGACTACGTGCTGGCAGGCAATCGTTTTCTTGGAGCAACCATCACCCCACAACATCTGATGTTTAACCGCAATCACATGCTAGTTGGTGGTATTCGCCCCCACTTGTTCTGTCTGCCAATACTAAAACGCAGCACCCATCAAGAAGCGTTACGCCAGGCCGTTGCCAGTGGTTCGGACCGTTTCTTCCTCGGAACCGACTCAGCTCCCCATGCCAAGCACCGTAAAGAGTCATCCTGCGGCTGTGCGGGCGTCTTCAACGCACCATCAGCCCTGCCGGCTTATACGACCGTGTTTGAAGAGATGGGTGCGCTAGAGCATCTTGAAGCATTCTGCTCCTTAAATGGCCCACGCTTCTATGGTCTGCCAGTTAACGAAGACTTTGTTGAATTGGTTAAGGCACCTTTCCAACAACCAGAAGAAATCCCATTAGGGGATGAATCTGTGATTCCTTTCCTTGCCGGTCAAACTATCAACTGGTCAGTTAAAAGCTGA
- the dinI gene encoding DNA damage-inducible protein I, whose product MRVEVSIDKKNPLPAGAIEALTHELSKRLNTKFPDTTTTVQVRYAGANNLSVLGGAKTDKDLISEILQEIWESADDWFDAD is encoded by the coding sequence ATGCGTGTTGAAGTCAGTATTGATAAAAAAAACCCGTTACCCGCAGGTGCTATCGAAGCACTAACCCATGAATTGAGCAAACGGCTAAATACCAAATTCCCGGATACGACCACCACAGTACAAGTGCGTTACGCCGGAGCAAATAATCTTTCTGTTTTAGGGGGAGCCAAAACGGATAAAGATCTGATCTCTGAAATATTACAAGAAATATGGGAAAGCGCTGACGACTGGTTCGACGCGGACTAA
- the bssS gene encoding biofilm formation regulator BssS has protein sequence MDRNDEVIQTHPLVGWDISTVDVYDAMMIRLHYLSSMDQPPEDALVDRTLWLTTDVARQLINILEAGIAKIESSEYQDLDHRKH, from the coding sequence ATGGACAGAAATGATGAAGTTATTCAGACTCATCCGCTTGTAGGTTGGGATATCAGCACTGTAGATGTATACGACGCTATGATGATACGTCTTCATTACCTGTCTTCCATGGATCAACCGCCAGAAGATGCGCTGGTTGATAGAACGCTTTGGTTAACCACCGATGTTGCACGCCAATTAATAAATATCTTAGAAGCAGGCATTGCTAAAATTGAGTCATCAGAATATCAAGATCTTGATCATCGTAAACATTAA
- the solA gene encoding N-methyl-L-tryptophan oxidase — protein MDYDLIVIGSGSVGSAAGYYASQAGLNVLMVDSAMPPHQAGSHHGDTRIIRHAYGEGEKYVPLVLRAQALWDQLSAQTGESLFQASGVLNLGPDDSIFLQNAQHSAQQYNLPVETLTAAQIREKWPVFSVPDNYIGVFEPQSGYLRSELAIKTLIKAVTEAGCGILFNCPVTAIEPLDGGVDVVTIDGTYSAKKVIVTAGTWVKELLPELPVTAIRKVFSWHHADGRYSEGNHFPAFTVETPDNIHYYGFPSQNDELKLGKHNGGQPIETAAQRKPFGGYAEDGTEVFGFLRSFLPGVGVCLHGAACSYDMSPDEDFIIDTLPDNNNIMVVTGLSGHGFKFATALGEVAALFAQNKPSPIDISAFSLSRFAKP, from the coding sequence ATGGATTATGATTTAATTGTCATTGGTAGTGGCTCCGTAGGCTCGGCTGCAGGTTACTATGCGTCACAAGCCGGTTTAAACGTACTGATGGTTGACAGTGCAATGCCACCTCATCAAGCTGGTAGCCATCACGGTGATACGCGAATCATTCGCCATGCCTATGGTGAAGGTGAGAAATATGTTCCCCTGGTTTTACGTGCCCAAGCACTGTGGGACCAACTATCAGCCCAAACCGGTGAGTCGCTATTTCAGGCCAGCGGTGTCCTTAATCTGGGGCCAGATGACTCTATTTTTCTACAAAATGCCCAGCACAGTGCTCAACAATATAATTTGCCGGTTGAAACCCTAACTGCGGCACAGATCCGTGAAAAGTGGCCAGTATTTAGCGTACCGGATAATTATATTGGTGTGTTCGAACCGCAATCAGGTTATTTACGATCTGAGTTAGCGATTAAAACACTGATTAAAGCCGTCACTGAAGCCGGCTGCGGTATTTTATTCAATTGCCCAGTCACTGCGATTGAACCGCTGGATGGTGGTGTAGATGTCGTCACGATAGACGGTACCTACAGTGCTAAAAAAGTGATTGTCACCGCCGGAACCTGGGTCAAAGAGTTGTTACCCGAATTACCGGTGACCGCCATACGTAAAGTGTTTTCATGGCACCATGCCGATGGCCGCTACAGCGAAGGGAATCATTTCCCGGCTTTCACCGTCGAGACACCAGATAATATTCATTATTACGGCTTCCCCTCACAAAATGACGAGTTGAAACTGGGTAAACATAATGGCGGGCAGCCTATTGAAACTGCTGCACAGCGCAAACCTTTTGGTGGCTATGCAGAAGATGGAACCGAAGTATTTGGTTTTTTACGTAGCTTCTTACCGGGGGTGGGCGTATGCCTGCACGGTGCCGCATGCAGTTACGATATGAGCCCCGATGAAGATTTCATCATCGACACATTACCAGACAACAATAATATCATGGTGGTGACAGGCTTAAGCGGCCATGGGTTTAAGTTTGCCACCGCACTGGGGGAAGTAGCGGCGCTTTTCGCACAGAATAAGCCTTCACCCATTGATATTTCTGCCTTTTCGCTGTCCCGTTTTGCCAAGCCTTAA
- the rpmF gene encoding 50S ribosomal protein L32: MAVQQNKPTRSKRGMRRSHDALTTATLSVDKTSGETHLRHHITADGFYRGRKVIG; the protein is encoded by the coding sequence ATGGCCGTACAACAGAACAAACCAACTCGTTCCAAACGTGGCATGCGCCGTTCACACGATGCGCTGACCACTGCCACGCTGTCTGTGGACAAAACTTCCGGTGAAACTCACCTGCGTCACCACATCACAGCCGACGGTTTCTACCGTGGCCGCAAGGTTATCGGCTGA
- the yceD gene encoding 23S rRNA accumulation protein YceD, protein MQKVKLPLTIDAVRTAQKRLDYAGIYSPEQVTRVADSVVSVDSDVVASLSFNIDNQRLAVITGHADVDVTLMCQRCNNTFAQHVHTTYCFSPVVNDEQAEALPEAYEPIEVDEFGEVDLLAMIEDEIILSLPVVPVHDSEHCEVSEADMVFGKLPEEVEKPNPFAVLASLKKVIKE, encoded by the coding sequence ATGCAAAAGGTAAAATTACCCCTGACCATTGATGCGGTTCGTACCGCTCAGAAACGTTTAGATTACGCAGGTATCTATTCACCTGAGCAGGTTACACGTGTAGCCGATTCAGTGGTAAGTGTGGACAGCGATGTCGTGGCCTCATTATCGTTTAATATCGATAATCAGCGCCTGGCGGTTATTACAGGTCATGCGGACGTCGATGTAACATTGATGTGTCAGCGCTGTAATAACACGTTTGCACAACATGTTCATACAACGTATTGTTTTAGCCCGGTCGTCAATGATGAGCAGGCTGAAGCATTACCGGAAGCGTACGAGCCGATCGAAGTCGACGAATTTGGCGAAGTTGATCTGCTGGCTATGATTGAAGACGAAATTATTCTTTCACTGCCTGTCGTTCCGGTACATGATTCTGAACACTGTGAAGTGTCCGAGGCGGACATGGTATTTGGTAAACTGCCTGAAGAGGTGGAGAAACCTAATCCATTTGCCGTATTAGCCAGTTTAAAGAAAGTAATTAAGGAGTAA
- a CDS encoding putative quinol monooxygenase, whose product MEVRVIASLVAKPEFIDAVNEAVHLVIEPSREEKGNLQYDLHAESGQKGSFVFFERWASDDALEKHNKTGHFNEFVKAIEGKLESLEIKKLKQIA is encoded by the coding sequence ATGGAAGTCCGTGTCATCGCCAGTTTAGTGGCAAAACCTGAATTTATTGATGCAGTAAATGAAGCGGTTCATTTGGTAATAGAACCGAGTCGCGAGGAGAAGGGGAATCTGCAATATGATCTCCATGCCGAAAGCGGCCAGAAAGGTTCTTTTGTGTTTTTCGAACGCTGGGCATCTGATGATGCATTGGAAAAACATAATAAAACCGGGCATTTCAACGAGTTTGTCAAAGCCATTGAGGGCAAACTGGAAAGCCTTGAAATAAAGAAACTGAAACAGATAGCCTGA
- a CDS encoding Maf family protein encodes MLQLVLASTSSYRQTLLEKLQLPFVTAAPQTDESPLAGETASALVQRLASAKALTLAGRFPQHLIIGSDQVCVIDDLIVGKPHNYANAMKQLQQASGQCVTFYTGLALLNTATNSLSCLCETFDVYFRALSEAEIDGYLTREQPWNCAGSFKSEGLGITLFDRLSGRDPNTLIGLPLIALTQMLIEQGVNPLLYAE; translated from the coding sequence ATGCTGCAACTGGTTCTTGCTTCAACCTCATCATATCGCCAAACTTTGCTGGAAAAGCTGCAATTACCCTTTGTTACTGCGGCACCACAGACCGATGAAAGCCCGCTGGCAGGCGAAACAGCCAGTGCGCTGGTACAGCGCTTAGCCAGTGCAAAAGCCCTGACATTGGCGGGGCGTTTTCCACAACATCTGATAATCGGCTCTGATCAGGTCTGTGTGATTGACGATTTAATCGTCGGGAAACCCCATAATTATGCAAACGCAATGAAGCAATTGCAGCAAGCCAGTGGGCAATGTGTCACTTTTTATACCGGTCTGGCCCTATTAAATACAGCAACCAACAGCCTTAGTTGCCTGTGCGAAACTTTTGATGTCTATTTCCGGGCGCTCAGCGAGGCAGAAATAGACGGTTATTTGACGCGAGAGCAACCGTGGAATTGCGCCGGCAGTTTTAAAAGTGAGGGGTTGGGTATTACCCTATTTGATCGATTATCAGGGCGAGACCCCAATACACTTATCGGTCTGCCCTTAATCGCCCTCACCCAAATGCTGATTGAGCAAGGGGTAAATCCATTACTGTATGCTGAATAA
- the rne gene encoding ribonuclease E yields MKRMLINATQQEELRVALVDGQRLYDLDIESPGHEQKKANIYKGKITRIEPSLEAAFVDYGAERHGFLPLKEISREYFPSNYSSHGRPNIKDVLREGQEVIVQVDKEERGNKGAALTTFISLAGSYLVLMPNNPRAGGISRRIEGDDRTELKEALSSLQLPDGMGLIVRTAGVGKSADALQWDLSFRLKHWDAIKKAAEGRPAPFLIHQESNVIVRAFRDYLRPDIGEILIDNPKVLELAKEHIAALGRPDFSSKIKLYSGEIPLFSHYQIESQIESAFQREVRLPSGGSIVIDTTEALTAIDINSARATRGGDIEETAFNTNLEAADEIARQLRLRDLGGLIVIDFIDMTPVRHQREVENRLRDAVRQDRARIQIGRISRFGLLEMSRQRLSPSLGESSHHVCPRCSGTGTVRDNESLSLSILRLIEEEALKENTHEVHAIVPVQIASYLLNEKRESVNAIEKRQGGVRAVIVPNDQMQTPHYSVLRVRKGEEVPSLSYLLPQLHEAEMAQPLEEATIERKRPEQPALATFSLPTEVPPEAAPANVNAKPSVAPQVTASAAAPEQPGFFSRLFSGLKGIFGTSEEEVKPVEVEKTETNENRRNDRRNPRRQNNGRKERGDRTLREGRDNSARDNNGGRDSNSRDNANREGREDQRRNKRPAPQTAAPQAQTDVVEADKAPRDEQQPQRRGDRQRRRQDDKRQVAQEVKAEVEVAAVSVVEEVQPEQEERQQVMQRRQRRQLNQKVRIQSANNELNVLENAVQESPVSTPVANIAAPVVQEEVKLLPQATAQSDDEGSHDRNANNENGMPRRSRRSPRHLRVSGQRRRRYRDERYPTQSAMPLAGAFASPEMASGKVWVRYPVAQTVEPAFVANPVEQPLPVEVAAVETPVNIPAVIVAAPVVAAAPVAIVTETVAPAPASQHKPGGSSSSAAAVPGRAPVVAPVVVELPAVEPAAVEPTAVEPASEVAQVEAASEVEETAIVDAGVAETIAEPVVQEAIIEEAIAEDTVVEETIVAETAIVEAPTEEAVVAETVVAEAVAEAPVVTEAIVETSAVEEPLIEEAVVETRVSDAVIVAAPVVVPQQPVVAHPEGVVFKHYASAPMTKAPAPDYAPESPTKGQWERPAFDFAGKGSAGGHAAATQATAPATKPQSVE; encoded by the coding sequence ATGAAAAGAATGTTGATTAACGCAACTCAGCAAGAAGAGTTGCGTGTTGCCCTTGTAGATGGACAGCGGCTGTATGATTTGGATATTGAAAGCCCAGGTCATGAACAGAAAAAAGCGAATATTTACAAAGGCAAAATCACCCGAATCGAACCCAGTCTGGAAGCCGCTTTTGTTGATTACGGTGCTGAACGACATGGTTTCCTCCCATTAAAAGAAATTTCTCGCGAATATTTCCCTAGTAATTATTCCTCTCATGGCCGCCCAAACATCAAAGATGTACTGCGCGAAGGCCAAGAAGTTATTGTTCAGGTTGATAAAGAAGAACGTGGTAATAAAGGTGCCGCACTAACCACTTTCATCAGCCTGGCTGGCAGTTATTTGGTTCTGATGCCGAACAACCCACGTGCCGGCGGTATTTCTCGCCGCATTGAGGGTGATGACCGCACCGAACTGAAAGAAGCCCTATCCTCCCTGCAATTGCCTGATGGCATGGGTCTGATTGTCCGTACTGCTGGTGTTGGCAAATCTGCTGATGCACTGCAATGGGATTTGTCATTCCGCCTGAAGCATTGGGATGCGATTAAAAAAGCCGCTGAAGGTCGCCCTGCGCCGTTCTTGATCCATCAGGAAAGTAACGTGATTGTCCGCGCTTTCCGTGATTACCTGCGCCCGGACATCGGCGAGATCCTGATCGATAACCCTAAAGTTCTCGAACTGGCAAAGGAGCATATCGCCGCTCTGGGTCGCCCGGATTTCAGTAGCAAAATCAAGTTGTATAGTGGTGAAATCCCCCTATTCAGCCACTACCAAATTGAGTCTCAGATTGAGTCAGCGTTCCAGCGTGAAGTGCGTCTACCTTCCGGCGGTTCTATCGTTATTGATACCACCGAAGCCCTGACGGCAATTGATATCAACTCCGCGCGTGCAACACGTGGTGGCGATATCGAAGAAACCGCATTCAACACCAACCTTGAAGCTGCTGATGAGATTGCCCGCCAGTTACGTTTACGTGACCTCGGTGGCCTGATTGTTATCGATTTCATCGATATGACGCCAGTGCGCCACCAGCGTGAAGTTGAAAACCGCCTGCGTGATGCCGTTCGCCAAGACCGCGCCCGCATCCAGATTGGCCGTATCTCTCGCTTTGGCTTGCTGGAAATGTCCCGTCAGCGTCTTAGCCCGTCACTGGGTGAGTCAAGCCACCACGTTTGCCCACGCTGTAGCGGTACCGGTACCGTTCGTGACAACGAATCATTGTCACTTTCTATTCTGCGTCTGATTGAAGAAGAAGCGCTGAAAGAAAATACCCATGAAGTTCATGCAATTGTTCCGGTACAGATTGCGTCGTATCTGCTCAACGAAAAACGTGAGTCCGTCAACGCCATTGAAAAACGTCAAGGTGGTGTGCGCGCGGTGATCGTGCCAAACGATCAGATGCAAACACCACACTATTCTGTTCTTCGGGTACGTAAAGGCGAAGAGGTTCCTTCTCTTAGCTACCTGTTGCCACAACTGCATGAAGCAGAGATGGCACAACCGTTGGAAGAAGCAACGATTGAGCGTAAACGTCCAGAACAGCCAGCGTTGGCAACGTTCTCTCTGCCAACCGAAGTGCCACCAGAAGCCGCACCTGCTAACGTCAATGCTAAACCAAGCGTTGCGCCACAAGTAACGGCATCTGCTGCTGCACCAGAACAACCCGGCTTCTTTAGCCGTTTGTTCAGTGGCCTAAAAGGTATATTCGGCACATCGGAAGAAGAAGTTAAACCGGTAGAGGTTGAGAAAACCGAAACCAACGAAAACCGCCGTAATGATCGTCGCAATCCTCGCCGCCAGAATAATGGCCGTAAAGAGAGAGGTGATCGCACGCTGCGTGAAGGCCGTGATAACAGCGCGCGTGACAACAATGGTGGTCGTGACAGCAATAGTCGTGACAATGCGAACCGCGAAGGTCGTGAAGATCAGCGTCGCAACAAGCGCCCTGCGCCACAAACTGCTGCGCCGCAAGCGCAAACTGACGTTGTCGAAGCTGATAAAGCACCACGCGACGAGCAGCAACCACAGCGTCGGGGTGATCGCCAACGCCGTCGTCAGGATGATAAACGTCAGGTAGCGCAGGAAGTCAAAGCCGAAGTAGAAGTGGCAGCAGTCAGTGTGGTCGAAGAAGTGCAACCTGAGCAAGAAGAACGTCAACAGGTTATGCAGCGTCGTCAACGCCGTCAATTGAATCAGAAAGTCCGTATTCAATCTGCAAATAATGAGCTGAATGTGCTGGAAAATGCAGTGCAGGAAAGTCCGGTTAGTACCCCGGTGGCAAACATTGCAGCGCCAGTTGTGCAGGAAGAAGTGAAATTACTGCCACAAGCCACAGCTCAAAGCGATGATGAAGGGTCTCACGATCGCAATGCCAATAATGAAAATGGCATGCCACGTCGTTCGCGCCGCTCACCTCGCCATCTGCGCGTCAGTGGTCAGCGTCGCCGTCGTTATCGTGATGAGCGTTACCCGACACAATCTGCTATGCCGCTGGCTGGTGCTTTTGCCTCACCAGAAATGGCTTCAGGCAAAGTGTGGGTTCGTTACCCAGTTGCTCAGACAGTTGAACCTGCTTTTGTAGCAAACCCGGTTGAACAACCATTGCCAGTAGAAGTTGCAGCGGTAGAGACTCCGGTTAATATCCCAGCCGTGATTGTAGCAGCCCCAGTTGTTGCCGCAGCGCCTGTTGCTATCGTGACCGAAACAGTCGCTCCAGCCCCTGCGTCGCAGCATAAACCAGGTGGTTCTTCATCTTCAGCCGCCGCTGTACCAGGCCGTGCTCCTGTTGTCGCGCCCGTAGTTGTAGAACTGCCTGCTGTAGAACCGGCTGCCGTTGAGCCAACCGCCGTAGAGCCTGCGAGTGAAGTGGCGCAAGTTGAAGCAGCATCTGAAGTTGAAGAAACTGCAATTGTAGACGCTGGAGTTGCGGAAACTATCGCTGAACCTGTTGTTCAGGAAGCGATAATTGAGGAAGCAATTGCTGAAGACACTGTGGTGGAAGAAACCATTGTTGCTGAAACTGCTATTGTTGAAGCACCGACGGAAGAAGCTGTTGTTGCTGAAACCGTGGTGGCAGAAGCTGTAGCTGAAGCACCGGTAGTAACTGAAGCCATTGTTGAAACATCAGCAGTTGAAGAGCCGCTGATTGAAGAAGCCGTTGTTGAAACCCGTGTAAGTGACGCGGTTATTGTTGCGGCGCCAGTTGTTGTGCCACAACAGCCGGTTGTCGCTCATCCTGAAGGTGTGGTATTCAAACACTATGCTTCAGCACCAATGACGAAAGCACCGGCACCGGATTACGCGCCAGAGTCACCAACTAAAGGCCAATGGGAACGCCCAGCCTTTGATTTTGCAGGTAAAGGTTCTGCTGGTGGCCACGCGGCTGCAACGCAGGCAACGGCACCGGCAACAAAACCGCAATCCGTCGAATAA
- a CDS encoding helix-turn-helix transcriptional regulator, translating into MKILIIDECFYTRSGVNTYLNNSSCLNLMDVPTVKQATVAIHQFDPEVIIVNLTQYCRYGGHCPLLAQFLSCCLRAKVYIYLDASYPFSETPIPLTDSVSILAKRHLPELLQRLSSVSDEDISKPQSPYPASLFSPQEHKIMCYWMMEMPNYRIARKLNISDSTVYSHKRHITEKIKVRNRLELCFIYNVFKYLY; encoded by the coding sequence ATGAAAATATTAATTATCGATGAATGTTTTTATACTCGATCTGGTGTAAATACCTATTTAAATAATTCGTCATGTCTCAATTTAATGGATGTACCCACGGTTAAACAGGCTACTGTCGCTATTCATCAGTTTGATCCTGAAGTCATCATTGTTAATCTCACACAATATTGTCGTTATGGGGGACATTGTCCGTTATTAGCACAATTTTTGAGTTGTTGCCTGCGGGCTAAAGTCTATATTTATCTGGATGCATCATATCCATTTAGTGAAACACCGATACCCCTGACCGATTCTGTATCCATTCTGGCTAAAAGACACTTACCTGAGTTGTTACAGAGGCTATCGAGCGTTTCAGATGAGGATATCAGTAAACCGCAGTCGCCCTACCCGGCATCCCTATTCAGTCCGCAAGAGCATAAAATCATGTGCTACTGGATGATGGAGATGCCCAATTACCGCATTGCCAGGAAGTTGAATATCAGCGACAGCACCGTTTATTCACATAAACGGCATATCACCGAAAAAATAAAAGTCAGGAATCGTTTGGAGTTATGCTTTATTTACAACGTATTTAAATATTTATACTGA